A stretch of Natator depressus isolate rNatDep1 chromosome 2, rNatDep2.hap1, whole genome shotgun sequence DNA encodes these proteins:
- the LOC141983436 gene encoding uncharacterized protein LOC141983436 isoform X1, with amino-acid sequence MSEESHPSKEGAGWHRELEMGCGTFSRGATNSNPGHPALKPDLLFRIERGELPGVGVQLVSGGLERPPDPCAGYGFFKPDGLFHIEHWEERYIEAQQKLEESKIPGSACVAEHGGVNTVEQEENSESFAADLELSPMVCDLSDGSFHSRQLVSKSQQRNQTRIKMEESAGFSKCSDAVVCQLGAGPFQCAECGKRFRQKQSLITHERIHTGEKPYRCPDCGKSFSQKPNLLTHRRIHTGERPFSCTQCGKSFSQKANLIAHQRTHAGEKPPLWGGLGGKPKSPAHQGDYEEKRPFVCPECGKSFTQKPNLVTHYRTHTGERPFSCAQCGKSFNQKTNLVTHYRTHTGERPYACPQCGKRFTQKTNLVTHQSTHTDVRPYPCGECQKCFKDKVSLKAHQRTHSLSQPRPCGNPEPIPLHGPPAMPLQPAGAEQESQRNPTQPVLAQKIPGSQAPCMCTDCGSSFPQKQHIPLPQQAPSAEQPFLCMQCGESCPQAALLKHQPSHARERPCESAQYGRGLSLNQHLLRQLEPCLGPGDPAHAAPGAERPFICNHCGSSFSFWPALIAHQGSHAGWQPYQLPERGKGLRPRLSLPAQQDAQVRETAWTCPECRQSFSQHSQLAKHQESHWGDRPHRCDVCGKSFGLKANLMTHQRLHTGERPFACSQCGRRFNQKGNLVTHYRTHTGERPFSCPQCGKSFSQKPNLLAHQRTHVGRRPFACAQCPKRFKGKMSLKIHQRVHIGERPPARPPSVDLMEAHAGKRCCSHSPCGKPFKEHIALQLPQRVPGGERPYACPECGKCFRQKVTLVTHLRTHTGERPFQCTQCGRSFSQKPNLLTHQRTHTGERPFACTVCGKGFSWKPNLVTHYRTHTGERPYSCADCGKTFSQKPNLLTHRRTHSQQRPYASPSATQASPTDTPSPCAAVGTGPTCAWPAEGASATASPTAGSS; translated from the exons ATGTCTGAAGAGTCGCACCCATCAAAGGAGGGGGCCGGATGGCACCGCGAGCTGGAGATGGGCTGTGGAACCTTTTCTCGCGGCGCCACCAATTCAAATCCAG GCCACCCAGCTCTCAAACCTGATCTCTTGTTCCGGATTGAACGAGGGGAACTCCCAGGTGTTGGGGTTCAGCTGGTCTCTGGTGGCTTAGAGCGTCCGCCAGATCCCTGCGcag GCTATGGATTTTTCAAGCCCGATGGTTTATTCCATATTGAGCATTGGGAGGAGCGATATATCGAGGCTCAGCAGAAACTGGAGGAGAGCAAGATCCCCGGAAGTGCCTGCGTAG CAGAGCATGGGGGTGTGAACACAGTGGAGCAGGAAGAGAACTCTGAGAGCTTTGCTGCAGACTTAGAGCTGTCCCCCATGGTCTGTGACCTTTCTGATGGCTCATTTCACAGTCGGCAGCTGGTGTCCAAGAGTCAGCAGAGAAACCAGACCAGGATCAAGATGGAGGAATCAGCCGGCTTCAGCAAGTGTTCAGATGCCGTTGTATGCCAGCTAGGGGCTGGGCCTTTCCAGTGTGCTGAGTGCGGGAAACGCTTCCGCCAGAAGCAGAGCCTCATCACGCATGAGaggatccacacgggagagaagcCCTACAGGTGTCCagactgcgggaagagcttcagccAGAAGCCCAACCTCCTGACTCACCGGCGGatccacactggggagcggcCCTTCTCCTGCACgcagtgtgggaagagcttcagccaGAAGGCCAATCTCATTGCCCACCAGAGAACCCATGCAGGGGAGAAGCCGCCGCTGTGGGGTGGGCTTGGGGGGAAGCCAAAGTCCCCAGCACACCAGGGAGACTATGAGGAAAAGCGGCCGTTCGTATGCCCCGAGTGCGGGAAGAGTTTCACGCAGAAACCCAACTTGGTGACTCACTACCGGACCCACACGGGCGAGCGGCCCTTCAGCTGTGCccagtgcgggaagagcttcaacCAGAAGACCAACCTGGTGACTCACTACAGGACCCACACTGGGGAGCGGCCCTACGCCTGCCCCCAGTGCGGGAAGCGCTTCACCCAGAAGACCAACCTGGTGACTCACCAGAGCACCCACACGGATGTGCGACCCTACCCGTGTGGGGAGTGCCAGAAGTGCTTCAAGGACAAGGTGTCCCTGAAAGCGCACCAGAGAACCCACAGCCTGAGCCAGCCCAGACCCTGTGGGAATCCAGAGCCAATCCCACTCCACGGTCCCCCCGCCATGCCGCTCCAGCCCGCAGGCGCTGAGCAGGAGAGCCAGCGCAATCCTACTCAGCCGGTGCTAGCCCAGAAGATCCCCGGAAGCCAGGCACCATGCATGTGTACTGACTGTGGTAGCAGCTTCCCGCAGAAACAGCATATCCCACTGCCCCAGCAAGCCCCCTCAGCAGAGCAGCCCTTCCTGTGCATGCAGTGTGGGGAAAGCTGCCCACAGGCGGCTCTTCTGAAGCACCAGCCCAGCCATGCCAGGGAGAGGCCCTGCGAGAGCGCCCAGTATGGGAGAGGCCTCAGCCTGAACCAACATCTCCTCAGACAGCTGGAACCCTGCCTGGGCCCTGGTGACCCAGCGCACGCGGCCCCCGGGGCAGAGCGGCCCTTCATCTGTAACCATTGCGGAAGCAGCTTTAGCTTTTGGCCGGCTCTCATTGCCCATCAGGGCAGCCATGCAGGATGGCAGCCGTATCAGCTTCCTGAACGCGGGAAAGGCCTCAGGCCCCGGCTGTCCCTGCCAGCCCAGCAGGATGCGCAGGTGCGGGAGACAGCCTGGACGTGCCCCGAGTGCAGGCAGAGCTTCAGCCAGCACAGCCAGCTGGCAAAGCACCAGGAAAGCCACTGGGGCGACAGGCCCCATCGGTGTGACGTGTGCGGGAAGAGCTTCGGCTTGAAAGCCAACCTGATGACGCACCAGCGGCTCCACACGGGCGAGCGGCCCTTTGCCTGCAGCCAGTGCGGGCGGCGCTTCAACCAGAAGGGGAACCTGGTGACTCACTACCGGACCCACACGGGTGAgcggcctttctcctgcccccagtgCGGCAAGAGCTTCAGCCAGAAGCCCAACCTCCTTGCCCACCAGAGAACCCATGTGGGGCGGCGGCCCTTCGCCTGTGCCCAGTGCCCCAAACGCTTCAAGGGCAAGATGTCCCTGAAGATCCACCAGCGTGTTCACATAGGGGAGAGACCTCCTGCAAGGCCGCCGAGTGTGGATCTGATGGAGGCCCACGCCGGGAAGAGGTGCTGTTCCCACTCCCCATGTGGGAAACCCTTCAAGGAGCAcatagccctgcagctcccccagcgAGTGCCCGGTGGGGAGCGGCCATACGCCTGCCCGGAGTGTGGGAAATGCTTCCGGCAGAAGGTCACGCTGGTCACGCACCTCCGGACCCACACTGGAGAGCGGCCATTCCAGTGCACCCAGTGTGGGAGGAGCTTCAGCCAGAAGCCCAACCTCCTCACGCACCAGCGGACTCACACTGGCGAGCGGCCCTTCGCCTGCACCGTGTGCGGGAAGGGCTTCAGCTGGAAGCCCAACCTGGTGACCCATTACCGcacccacaccggggagcggccctacaGCTGCGCCGACTGCGGGAAGACCTTCAGCCAGAAGCCCAATCTCCTCACTCACCGCAGAACCCACTCCCAGCAGAGACCGTATGCTTCCCCCAGTGCCACGCAAGCTTCCCCCACGGACACACCTTCACCCTGCGCCGCTGTGGGGACTGGCCCCACGTGCGCTTGGCCTGCAGAGGGGGCCTCAGCCACTGCGTCTCCCACGGCAGGGAGCTCCTGA
- the LOC141983436 gene encoding uncharacterized protein LOC141983436 isoform X2, with product MSEESHPSKEGAGWHRELEMGCGTFSRGATNSNPGHPALKPDLLFRIERGELPGVGVQLVSGGLERPPDPCAGYGFFKPDGLFHIEHWEERYIEAQQKLEESKIPGSACVEHGGVNTVEQEENSESFAADLELSPMVCDLSDGSFHSRQLVSKSQQRNQTRIKMEESAGFSKCSDAVVCQLGAGPFQCAECGKRFRQKQSLITHERIHTGEKPYRCPDCGKSFSQKPNLLTHRRIHTGERPFSCTQCGKSFSQKANLIAHQRTHAGEKPPLWGGLGGKPKSPAHQGDYEEKRPFVCPECGKSFTQKPNLVTHYRTHTGERPFSCAQCGKSFNQKTNLVTHYRTHTGERPYACPQCGKRFTQKTNLVTHQSTHTDVRPYPCGECQKCFKDKVSLKAHQRTHSLSQPRPCGNPEPIPLHGPPAMPLQPAGAEQESQRNPTQPVLAQKIPGSQAPCMCTDCGSSFPQKQHIPLPQQAPSAEQPFLCMQCGESCPQAALLKHQPSHARERPCESAQYGRGLSLNQHLLRQLEPCLGPGDPAHAAPGAERPFICNHCGSSFSFWPALIAHQGSHAGWQPYQLPERGKGLRPRLSLPAQQDAQVRETAWTCPECRQSFSQHSQLAKHQESHWGDRPHRCDVCGKSFGLKANLMTHQRLHTGERPFACSQCGRRFNQKGNLVTHYRTHTGERPFSCPQCGKSFSQKPNLLAHQRTHVGRRPFACAQCPKRFKGKMSLKIHQRVHIGERPPARPPSVDLMEAHAGKRCCSHSPCGKPFKEHIALQLPQRVPGGERPYACPECGKCFRQKVTLVTHLRTHTGERPFQCTQCGRSFSQKPNLLTHQRTHTGERPFACTVCGKGFSWKPNLVTHYRTHTGERPYSCADCGKTFSQKPNLLTHRRTHSQQRPYASPSATQASPTDTPSPCAAVGTGPTCAWPAEGASATASPTAGSS from the exons ATGTCTGAAGAGTCGCACCCATCAAAGGAGGGGGCCGGATGGCACCGCGAGCTGGAGATGGGCTGTGGAACCTTTTCTCGCGGCGCCACCAATTCAAATCCAG GCCACCCAGCTCTCAAACCTGATCTCTTGTTCCGGATTGAACGAGGGGAACTCCCAGGTGTTGGGGTTCAGCTGGTCTCTGGTGGCTTAGAGCGTCCGCCAGATCCCTGCGcag GCTATGGATTTTTCAAGCCCGATGGTTTATTCCATATTGAGCATTGGGAGGAGCGATATATCGAGGCTCAGCAGAAACTGGAGGAGAGCAAGATCCCCGGAAGTGCCTGCGTAG AGCATGGGGGTGTGAACACAGTGGAGCAGGAAGAGAACTCTGAGAGCTTTGCTGCAGACTTAGAGCTGTCCCCCATGGTCTGTGACCTTTCTGATGGCTCATTTCACAGTCGGCAGCTGGTGTCCAAGAGTCAGCAGAGAAACCAGACCAGGATCAAGATGGAGGAATCAGCCGGCTTCAGCAAGTGTTCAGATGCCGTTGTATGCCAGCTAGGGGCTGGGCCTTTCCAGTGTGCTGAGTGCGGGAAACGCTTCCGCCAGAAGCAGAGCCTCATCACGCATGAGaggatccacacgggagagaagcCCTACAGGTGTCCagactgcgggaagagcttcagccAGAAGCCCAACCTCCTGACTCACCGGCGGatccacactggggagcggcCCTTCTCCTGCACgcagtgtgggaagagcttcagccaGAAGGCCAATCTCATTGCCCACCAGAGAACCCATGCAGGGGAGAAGCCGCCGCTGTGGGGTGGGCTTGGGGGGAAGCCAAAGTCCCCAGCACACCAGGGAGACTATGAGGAAAAGCGGCCGTTCGTATGCCCCGAGTGCGGGAAGAGTTTCACGCAGAAACCCAACTTGGTGACTCACTACCGGACCCACACGGGCGAGCGGCCCTTCAGCTGTGCccagtgcgggaagagcttcaacCAGAAGACCAACCTGGTGACTCACTACAGGACCCACACTGGGGAGCGGCCCTACGCCTGCCCCCAGTGCGGGAAGCGCTTCACCCAGAAGACCAACCTGGTGACTCACCAGAGCACCCACACGGATGTGCGACCCTACCCGTGTGGGGAGTGCCAGAAGTGCTTCAAGGACAAGGTGTCCCTGAAAGCGCACCAGAGAACCCACAGCCTGAGCCAGCCCAGACCCTGTGGGAATCCAGAGCCAATCCCACTCCACGGTCCCCCCGCCATGCCGCTCCAGCCCGCAGGCGCTGAGCAGGAGAGCCAGCGCAATCCTACTCAGCCGGTGCTAGCCCAGAAGATCCCCGGAAGCCAGGCACCATGCATGTGTACTGACTGTGGTAGCAGCTTCCCGCAGAAACAGCATATCCCACTGCCCCAGCAAGCCCCCTCAGCAGAGCAGCCCTTCCTGTGCATGCAGTGTGGGGAAAGCTGCCCACAGGCGGCTCTTCTGAAGCACCAGCCCAGCCATGCCAGGGAGAGGCCCTGCGAGAGCGCCCAGTATGGGAGAGGCCTCAGCCTGAACCAACATCTCCTCAGACAGCTGGAACCCTGCCTGGGCCCTGGTGACCCAGCGCACGCGGCCCCCGGGGCAGAGCGGCCCTTCATCTGTAACCATTGCGGAAGCAGCTTTAGCTTTTGGCCGGCTCTCATTGCCCATCAGGGCAGCCATGCAGGATGGCAGCCGTATCAGCTTCCTGAACGCGGGAAAGGCCTCAGGCCCCGGCTGTCCCTGCCAGCCCAGCAGGATGCGCAGGTGCGGGAGACAGCCTGGACGTGCCCCGAGTGCAGGCAGAGCTTCAGCCAGCACAGCCAGCTGGCAAAGCACCAGGAAAGCCACTGGGGCGACAGGCCCCATCGGTGTGACGTGTGCGGGAAGAGCTTCGGCTTGAAAGCCAACCTGATGACGCACCAGCGGCTCCACACGGGCGAGCGGCCCTTTGCCTGCAGCCAGTGCGGGCGGCGCTTCAACCAGAAGGGGAACCTGGTGACTCACTACCGGACCCACACGGGTGAgcggcctttctcctgcccccagtgCGGCAAGAGCTTCAGCCAGAAGCCCAACCTCCTTGCCCACCAGAGAACCCATGTGGGGCGGCGGCCCTTCGCCTGTGCCCAGTGCCCCAAACGCTTCAAGGGCAAGATGTCCCTGAAGATCCACCAGCGTGTTCACATAGGGGAGAGACCTCCTGCAAGGCCGCCGAGTGTGGATCTGATGGAGGCCCACGCCGGGAAGAGGTGCTGTTCCCACTCCCCATGTGGGAAACCCTTCAAGGAGCAcatagccctgcagctcccccagcgAGTGCCCGGTGGGGAGCGGCCATACGCCTGCCCGGAGTGTGGGAAATGCTTCCGGCAGAAGGTCACGCTGGTCACGCACCTCCGGACCCACACTGGAGAGCGGCCATTCCAGTGCACCCAGTGTGGGAGGAGCTTCAGCCAGAAGCCCAACCTCCTCACGCACCAGCGGACTCACACTGGCGAGCGGCCCTTCGCCTGCACCGTGTGCGGGAAGGGCTTCAGCTGGAAGCCCAACCTGGTGACCCATTACCGcacccacaccggggagcggccctacaGCTGCGCCGACTGCGGGAAGACCTTCAGCCAGAAGCCCAATCTCCTCACTCACCGCAGAACCCACTCCCAGCAGAGACCGTATGCTTCCCCCAGTGCCACGCAAGCTTCCCCCACGGACACACCTTCACCCTGCGCCGCTGTGGGGACTGGCCCCACGTGCGCTTGGCCTGCAGAGGGGGCCTCAGCCACTGCGTCTCCCACGGCAGGGAGCTCCTGA
- the LOC141983436 gene encoding uncharacterized protein LOC141983436 isoform X3: MEESAGFSKCSDAVVCQLGAGPFQCAECGKRFRQKQSLITHERIHTGEKPYRCPDCGKSFSQKPNLLTHRRIHTGERPFSCTQCGKSFSQKANLIAHQRTHAGEKPPLWGGLGGKPKSPAHQGDYEEKRPFVCPECGKSFTQKPNLVTHYRTHTGERPFSCAQCGKSFNQKTNLVTHYRTHTGERPYACPQCGKRFTQKTNLVTHQSTHTDVRPYPCGECQKCFKDKVSLKAHQRTHSLSQPRPCGNPEPIPLHGPPAMPLQPAGAEQESQRNPTQPVLAQKIPGSQAPCMCTDCGSSFPQKQHIPLPQQAPSAEQPFLCMQCGESCPQAALLKHQPSHARERPCESAQYGRGLSLNQHLLRQLEPCLGPGDPAHAAPGAERPFICNHCGSSFSFWPALIAHQGSHAGWQPYQLPERGKGLRPRLSLPAQQDAQVRETAWTCPECRQSFSQHSQLAKHQESHWGDRPHRCDVCGKSFGLKANLMTHQRLHTGERPFACSQCGRRFNQKGNLVTHYRTHTGERPFSCPQCGKSFSQKPNLLAHQRTHVGRRPFACAQCPKRFKGKMSLKIHQRVHIGERPPARPPSVDLMEAHAGKRCCSHSPCGKPFKEHIALQLPQRVPGGERPYACPECGKCFRQKVTLVTHLRTHTGERPFQCTQCGRSFSQKPNLLTHQRTHTGERPFACTVCGKGFSWKPNLVTHYRTHTGERPYSCADCGKTFSQKPNLLTHRRTHSQQRPYASPSATQASPTDTPSPCAAVGTGPTCAWPAEGASATASPTAGSS, translated from the coding sequence ATGGAGGAATCAGCCGGCTTCAGCAAGTGTTCAGATGCCGTTGTATGCCAGCTAGGGGCTGGGCCTTTCCAGTGTGCTGAGTGCGGGAAACGCTTCCGCCAGAAGCAGAGCCTCATCACGCATGAGaggatccacacgggagagaagcCCTACAGGTGTCCagactgcgggaagagcttcagccAGAAGCCCAACCTCCTGACTCACCGGCGGatccacactggggagcggcCCTTCTCCTGCACgcagtgtgggaagagcttcagccaGAAGGCCAATCTCATTGCCCACCAGAGAACCCATGCAGGGGAGAAGCCGCCGCTGTGGGGTGGGCTTGGGGGGAAGCCAAAGTCCCCAGCACACCAGGGAGACTATGAGGAAAAGCGGCCGTTCGTATGCCCCGAGTGCGGGAAGAGTTTCACGCAGAAACCCAACTTGGTGACTCACTACCGGACCCACACGGGCGAGCGGCCCTTCAGCTGTGCccagtgcgggaagagcttcaacCAGAAGACCAACCTGGTGACTCACTACAGGACCCACACTGGGGAGCGGCCCTACGCCTGCCCCCAGTGCGGGAAGCGCTTCACCCAGAAGACCAACCTGGTGACTCACCAGAGCACCCACACGGATGTGCGACCCTACCCGTGTGGGGAGTGCCAGAAGTGCTTCAAGGACAAGGTGTCCCTGAAAGCGCACCAGAGAACCCACAGCCTGAGCCAGCCCAGACCCTGTGGGAATCCAGAGCCAATCCCACTCCACGGTCCCCCCGCCATGCCGCTCCAGCCCGCAGGCGCTGAGCAGGAGAGCCAGCGCAATCCTACTCAGCCGGTGCTAGCCCAGAAGATCCCCGGAAGCCAGGCACCATGCATGTGTACTGACTGTGGTAGCAGCTTCCCGCAGAAACAGCATATCCCACTGCCCCAGCAAGCCCCCTCAGCAGAGCAGCCCTTCCTGTGCATGCAGTGTGGGGAAAGCTGCCCACAGGCGGCTCTTCTGAAGCACCAGCCCAGCCATGCCAGGGAGAGGCCCTGCGAGAGCGCCCAGTATGGGAGAGGCCTCAGCCTGAACCAACATCTCCTCAGACAGCTGGAACCCTGCCTGGGCCCTGGTGACCCAGCGCACGCGGCCCCCGGGGCAGAGCGGCCCTTCATCTGTAACCATTGCGGAAGCAGCTTTAGCTTTTGGCCGGCTCTCATTGCCCATCAGGGCAGCCATGCAGGATGGCAGCCGTATCAGCTTCCTGAACGCGGGAAAGGCCTCAGGCCCCGGCTGTCCCTGCCAGCCCAGCAGGATGCGCAGGTGCGGGAGACAGCCTGGACGTGCCCCGAGTGCAGGCAGAGCTTCAGCCAGCACAGCCAGCTGGCAAAGCACCAGGAAAGCCACTGGGGCGACAGGCCCCATCGGTGTGACGTGTGCGGGAAGAGCTTCGGCTTGAAAGCCAACCTGATGACGCACCAGCGGCTCCACACGGGCGAGCGGCCCTTTGCCTGCAGCCAGTGCGGGCGGCGCTTCAACCAGAAGGGGAACCTGGTGACTCACTACCGGACCCACACGGGTGAgcggcctttctcctgcccccagtgCGGCAAGAGCTTCAGCCAGAAGCCCAACCTCCTTGCCCACCAGAGAACCCATGTGGGGCGGCGGCCCTTCGCCTGTGCCCAGTGCCCCAAACGCTTCAAGGGCAAGATGTCCCTGAAGATCCACCAGCGTGTTCACATAGGGGAGAGACCTCCTGCAAGGCCGCCGAGTGTGGATCTGATGGAGGCCCACGCCGGGAAGAGGTGCTGTTCCCACTCCCCATGTGGGAAACCCTTCAAGGAGCAcatagccctgcagctcccccagcgAGTGCCCGGTGGGGAGCGGCCATACGCCTGCCCGGAGTGTGGGAAATGCTTCCGGCAGAAGGTCACGCTGGTCACGCACCTCCGGACCCACACTGGAGAGCGGCCATTCCAGTGCACCCAGTGTGGGAGGAGCTTCAGCCAGAAGCCCAACCTCCTCACGCACCAGCGGACTCACACTGGCGAGCGGCCCTTCGCCTGCACCGTGTGCGGGAAGGGCTTCAGCTGGAAGCCCAACCTGGTGACCCATTACCGcacccacaccggggagcggccctacaGCTGCGCCGACTGCGGGAAGACCTTCAGCCAGAAGCCCAATCTCCTCACTCACCGCAGAACCCACTCCCAGCAGAGACCGTATGCTTCCCCCAGTGCCACGCAAGCTTCCCCCACGGACACACCTTCACCCTGCGCCGCTGTGGGGACTGGCCCCACGTGCGCTTGGCCTGCAGAGGGGGCCTCAGCCACTGCGTCTCCCACGGCAGGGAGCTCCTGA